The Rhodoflexus caldus genome contains the following window.
TTGAGATAGAGTTGGTCTTCGTAATAATGTGCCATCAGGCGTATAAAGCTGGGCTTATCGTCTATTTGGATGTATTCTATGATGACATTGCCGTAGCGCTGGTCGCAACGCTGTACTTCTCCATGCTCTACCCGTAAATCTACGGGAGGCTTCAAATAATGCTTTTCTATTGTTTCCGAATAGTCCGGGCGGATGAAAATGCGGCGGTCGGAAGTGTAAAGTTTATAGCCAATTTGCAAGACCTGTTCTTTCAGGTGGTCAAAAAAGAACTGAAAAGCATCTGCACCTATTTTAGGATGATAGGTAAGGGCAATGCCGTTGCTGCCGTCTGTTTTCAGCAAATGTACCTGCAAGTCTGCGGTTTGTTTGTCTTTTTTCAGTTGCCATGCTTCCCATACCTCATAGGCGAGTTTGCGATGAGCGCCGCTGTTTTGCCACAGAAAAATCTTGTTGCGGTAAATCTCGTTGCGCACCAACGCCTCCTCAACCACCGGCAGATGGTCGGGGAGGCGTTTGGGAAACAATTGCTCAAATATGCGGTCAAAAAAAGACATTCGGATTAGTGCTTGTGGTTGCTGTGGTCATGGCCATCGTGGTCGTGGCCGCCTTTTTTACAGCAATCGGGCAACTTTTTGTAGGCTTTTTCATTGGCAGCCACGTCGTCCGCATCATAACCGATATTGGAAAGAGCCTTGCGCAGCACTTCGGGATTGGTTTTGTCTTTCTTGTAAACTACTGTCAGCGTATGATTGTCCAGATTCAGTACGGCAGACTTAACGCCTTTTTCAAGCCCCATGCCTTTTTCAATGCGTTTTTTGCACATTTCGCACTGGGAAGAAGTTTTAATGGTGATGGTTTCTGTGTCAGACTGCGCAAACACGTAGCCGCTGATGACAATAATAAGGGCGGAAAACACCGCCGCAAAGAATTTTTTATTCATGGTCGTTGCGATTTTGTATGACAACTGATGTATCTACAAATATAACTCCATTTCGGTTGGCGTACAATAGCGGCTATTTTTCCAGCACATGTGCCGTAAGTTGCCCCAAATCGGTTTGGTCAAATGTGCCGGAGCTCATCATCAGCAGGTTTTTATCCTGCCATTTTTGCGAGAACAGATAGTTGCATAAGTCTGCCCCGTTGGTGAAAACCCTCAGATTCGGATGGTCAAAGGCAGCCTGAATGGTTGCTTCGTCAATAGGCTCCATGCGCTTGATTTCCAAGGTCTTAGGGCTGTAGCAAACAATGGCTTCGTCTGCTGCCTGCATTGTGTGTTTGTACTGCGGCAGGAAGTGCTTGCTCAGGCTGCTGTATGTGTGCAGTTCGGCACAAGCCACGAGTTTACGCTTCGGGAACTGTTCTTTTACGGCCTGAATGGTTGCCTCAATTTTAGAAGGGGCATGGGCAAAATCGCGGTAAACGGTAGTATGGGCGTTTTGGCCAAGCAATTCCAAGCGTTTGGCTGCACCCTTGAAGTTTTGAATGGCCTCATAAAATTTTTTGTCATGAATACCTAAGCGGTTGCACACCAACCGTGCTCCATTGAGGTTTTGCATGTTATGCTTGCCGAAAACCGATACAGGCACTTTGCCATGGTGCGGGGTATGCAGCAGTGTTTTGCTATCGCTTACCTCATGCTTGTGCGTTCCATAAGCAATCAGATTAACATCACTGCGCATCTGATTAGAGGTGCTCACAATTGTGGCAAGGTCATCTTCTTCGCAATAAATCAAAGTGCCTGCCTTGGGCGTTTGTACGGCAAAGTTTTCAAACTGACGCACGTAGTCATCAAAAACAGGGTAAACATTGATATGATCCCATGCAATGCCCGTAATCAGTCCTATGTGATGTTTGTAGTGCAAAAATTTGGGGGTCGGGTCAATCGGAGAGGAGAGATACTCATCCCCTTCAATAATGATGACCGGGGCATCTTCGGTCAGGCGAACGGTGCTTTCAAAACCCGGCACCATTGCTCCGACCATATAGTCAAATTTTTTGCCGTGAAAATTCAACACGTGCATAACCATTGCCGTAGTAGTGGTTTTGCCGTGGCTGCCGGCAATAACCACGCGCTCCTTGTGCCTGCTTTGCTCATAAACGTATTCGGGATAGGAGTACACCTTAATGCCCAACTCCTGTGCACGCAGCAACTCAGGATTATCTTTGCGGGCGTGCATTCCTAAGATGACGGCATCCAAATCCGCTGTGATTTTTTCGGGGAACCAGCCTTCCTCGGCGGGTAAAATGCCGTGAGCAGCCAGCCTGCTGCGCGAAGGCTCATATATTTCATCGTCCGAACCACTTACCTGATAGCCTTTGAGCTTGAGGGCAACCGCCAGATTGTGCATGACGCTGCCGCCGATAGCCGTAAAATGTATTTTCATGCAAAAATGTTCAAGGCTTCAAAAATAGCGTTTTAGTGCATATATTCATGTAATTTTACACCATGAAGGACGACAAATCTACCGGAAGGAAAACGCGGCGCACAACCCAACAGGCTGATTTAGCGATGGTTGGCATGGGCAAAGTGCCGCCGCAGGCAATTGAGTTAGAAGAAGCGGTACTGGGTGCGCTCATGCTGGAACGCAACGCCCTGACCGAAGTGATTGAGATTTTGCAACCTGCCGCGTTTTACAAAGAGGCTCATCAGGCTATTTATCGGGCTATTTTGGCACTGTTCAACAAGTCTGAGCCGGTAGACTTACTAACCGTAGTCAATCAACTTCGCAGCGAAGGCGAACTGGAACTGGCAGGCGGTGCAGCCTATATTACTCTGCTGACCACCAAAGTCAATTCGGCAGCCAATATTGTTTATCACGCCCGCATCATTGCCGAGCAATACATGAAGCGCGAAATGATTAGCATCGCGGGAAAAATGTTGCAGGATGCATTTGAGGACACCACCGACGTGTTTGAACTGATGGATCAAACCGAAAATGCCATTTTTGGGCTTGCCGAAACCAACATCCGCCGTAACTATCAGGACATGCGCAGCATCATGGGCAGCGCCCTGCGCGAATTGGAAGCCAAGAAAGCACACAAAGACGGGCTGACGGGTGTTCCCAGTGGCTTTTCTGCCTTAGACCGCATCACCTCGGGCTGGCAAAAATCCGATTTGATTATTCTGGCTGCAAGGCCGGGCATGGGTAAGTGCTTGGGTAAAGGCACACAGGTATTGATGTACGATGGCACACTGCGCAAAGTGGAAGACATCGTTGCAGGCGATTTGCTGATGGGGCCTGACTCTACGCCGCGCCGCGTGCTTTCCATCGGGCGCGGACGCGAGCAAATGTATTGGATTCATCAGAACAAGGGTATCAGTTACCGCGTCAATGAAAGTCATTTGCTTTCGCTCAAGCGCAGCCGCAACGAAGGAAAACACCGCAAAGGTGATATACTGACCATTTCGGTACGCGATTGGCTCAAAAAATCGCCCAAATTTCAGTCTAACTACAAAGGCTACAAAACAGCCGTAGAGTTTACCGATAAAGCGGTGCCTCTGGAACCTTATTTCATCGGTTTATGGTTAGGCGACGGCAACCGCTCCGGTGTGCGTATCACCAATCAGGATGCGGAGGTAATTGCGTATTTGGAGCAATACGCTGCCCTGCTGGGTTTACAACTCTCCATTAGTCGGCAAGCGCAAAAAACACCACAATACAGCATTACCAAAGGTACTCGCGGCAGGCAGTATTTCTATTCCGTCCAAAATGAGCTGCGCAAACTCACCCTGCTGGATAATAAACACATCCCGCAGGCCTATCTGCTCAACAGTCGCCCCAAACGTTTGCAACTCTTAGCAGGGCTGATTGACAGCGATGGTTACTACGATGCAAAATCCAACCATTACGAAATCGCGCAGAAGAACAAAGAGTTAGCCGAACAAATTAAGTTTCTGGCCGATTCTCTTGGTTTTCGCACATCGTTGAAAGCAAAAAAAGCTCGTTTG
Protein-coding sequences here:
- a CDS encoding heavy-metal-associated domain-containing protein encodes the protein MNKKFFAAVFSALIIVISGYVFAQSDTETITIKTSSQCEMCKKRIEKGMGLEKGVKSAVLNLDNHTLTVVYKKDKTNPEVLRKALSNIGYDADDVAANEKAYKKLPDCCKKGGHDHDGHDHSNHKH
- a CDS encoding UDP-N-acetylmuramate--L-alanine ligase, with amino-acid sequence MKIHFTAIGGSVMHNLAVALKLKGYQVSGSDDEIYEPSRSRLAAHGILPAEEGWFPEKITADLDAVILGMHARKDNPELLRAQELGIKVYSYPEYVYEQSRHKERVVIAGSHGKTTTTAMVMHVLNFHGKKFDYMVGAMVPGFESTVRLTEDAPVIIIEGDEYLSSPIDPTPKFLHYKHHIGLITGIAWDHINVYPVFDDYVRQFENFAVQTPKAGTLIYCEEDDLATIVSTSNQMRSDVNLIAYGTHKHEVSDSKTLLHTPHHGKVPVSVFGKHNMQNLNGARLVCNRLGIHDKKFYEAIQNFKGAAKRLELLGQNAHTTVYRDFAHAPSKIEATIQAVKEQFPKRKLVACAELHTYSSLSKHFLPQYKHTMQAADEAIVCYSPKTLEIKRMEPIDEATIQAAFDHPNLRVFTNGADLCNYLFSQKWQDKNLLMMSSGTFDQTDLGQLTAHVLEK
- the dnaB gene encoding replicative DNA helicase; its protein translation is MKDDKSTGRKTRRTTQQADLAMVGMGKVPPQAIELEEAVLGALMLERNALTEVIEILQPAAFYKEAHQAIYRAILALFNKSEPVDLLTVVNQLRSEGELELAGGAAYITLLTTKVNSAANIVYHARIIAEQYMKREMISIAGKMLQDAFEDTTDVFELMDQTENAIFGLAETNIRRNYQDMRSIMGSALRELEAKKAHKDGLTGVPSGFSALDRITSGWQKSDLIILAARPGMGKCLGKGTQVLMYDGTLRKVEDIVAGDLLMGPDSTPRRVLSIGRGREQMYWIHQNKGISYRVNESHLLSLKRSRNEGKHRKGDILTISVRDWLKKSPKFQSNYKGYKTAVEFTDKAVPLEPYFIGLWLGDGNRSGVRITNQDAEVIAYLEQYAALLGLQLSISRQAQKTPQYSITKGTRGRQYFYSVQNELRKLTLLDNKHIPQAYLLNSRPKRLQLLAGLIDSDGYYDAKSNHYEIAQKNKELAEQIKFLADSLGFRTSLKAKKARLKSSDYETTVYRVRMWGNLDEVPVRVERKKARAWAAKVDWQVTGIRVEKDIVDDYYGFELDGDRLFLLADMTVTHNTAFVLSALRNAAVDFGKPAAIFSLEMSSVQLVNRLISAEAELESQKLKTGKLADYEWEQIVHKTARLSAAPIFIDDTPALTVLELRAKARRLKSQHDIQLIIIDYLQLMSGDSSKNSGGNREQEIASISRALKQLAKELNVPVIALSQLSRAVETRGGDKRPQLSDLRESGAIEQDADMVIFLYRPEYYGITEDADGRPTKDVGEVIIAKNRNGSLESVWLKFLGRYTKFADLDSADFGTFGSGTFQQAGSGTYGSAMGQYRPQDFGSSPVGGTLSSKANDLPPPDDVPF